A genomic segment from Longimicrobium sp. encodes:
- a CDS encoding type II toxin-antitoxin system RelE/ParE family toxin produces MEIVETPLFTRHVEELLSPESYRDLQIVLLDDPTVGPVIPRTGGIRKVRWAGSGRGKRGGVRVIYYFAVARDRLLMLYVYPKNQQDDLTEAQRRALRAVVEAEYG; encoded by the coding sequence ATGGAAATCGTCGAGACGCCGCTGTTCACGCGGCACGTGGAGGAACTGCTTTCCCCCGAGTCGTACCGCGACCTTCAGATCGTGCTGCTCGACGATCCCACGGTCGGGCCGGTCATCCCGCGCACGGGGGGCATCCGCAAGGTGCGGTGGGCGGGGAGCGGCCGGGGAAAGCGCGGCGGGGTGCGCGTGATCTACTACTTCGCCGTGGCGCGCGACCGGCTGCTGATGCTGTACGTGTATCCCAAGAACCAGCAGGACGACCTCACCGAGGCGCAGCGCCGGGCGCTGCGGGCGGTCGTCGAGGCCGAGTACGGATGA
- the dusB gene encoding tRNA dihydrouridine synthase DusB encodes MSTSAIDLLKSGTVPLYLAPQAGVSESPFRRLCRSYGADVVVSEFVSAEGIRRHDRRTHSYLRFHDDERPIGIQIFGAEPEAMAQAARLVEEVYEPDFLDINFGCPVKKVVNRNGGSGCLRDLDLVRDIIRAVKAAISIPTTVKIRSGFTEQTRNPVEIALRCQDAGAEVLTLHARTRTQMYSGTANWDEIAAVKQALDIPVIGNGDVFTGEAAARMREHTRCDGIMIARGSHGAPWLFAQARAALEGRPVPADPEAAERFRIVIEHARLAIAWEADEEKAMIEFRKHLGWYTKGLPNGRYLRQELFEVRRLDEAERLLEGYLAQVEQGAAA; translated from the coding sequence ATGTCCACCAGTGCCATCGACCTGCTCAAGAGCGGCACCGTGCCGCTGTACCTGGCCCCACAGGCGGGAGTCAGCGAATCGCCCTTCCGCCGGCTGTGCCGGTCGTACGGGGCCGACGTCGTGGTGTCGGAGTTCGTCTCGGCCGAGGGCATCCGGCGCCACGACCGCCGCACGCACTCGTACCTGCGCTTTCACGACGACGAGCGGCCCATCGGCATCCAGATCTTCGGCGCGGAGCCGGAGGCCATGGCGCAGGCCGCGCGGCTGGTGGAAGAGGTGTACGAGCCCGACTTCCTGGACATCAACTTCGGGTGCCCGGTCAAGAAGGTGGTCAATCGCAACGGCGGCTCGGGATGCCTGCGCGATCTGGACCTCGTTCGCGACATCATCCGTGCGGTGAAGGCGGCCATCTCCATCCCGACGACGGTCAAGATCCGCAGCGGCTTCACCGAGCAGACGCGAAACCCGGTGGAGATCGCCCTGCGCTGCCAGGACGCCGGCGCCGAGGTGCTGACACTCCATGCCCGCACCCGCACGCAGATGTACAGCGGAACGGCGAACTGGGACGAGATCGCCGCAGTCAAGCAGGCGCTCGACATCCCGGTGATCGGCAACGGCGACGTGTTCACGGGCGAGGCGGCGGCGCGGATGCGCGAGCACACCCGCTGCGACGGCATCATGATCGCCCGCGGCTCGCACGGGGCGCCGTGGCTGTTCGCGCAGGCCCGTGCGGCGCTGGAGGGTCGGCCTGTGCCCGCCGATCCCGAGGCGGCGGAGCGGTTCCGCATCGTCATCGAACACGCGCGGTTGGCCATCGCCTGGGAGGCGGACGAGGAAAAGGCGATGATCGAGTTCCGCAAGCACCTGGGCTGGTACACGAAGGGGCTGCCCAACGGGCGATACCTGAGGCAGGAACTGTTCGAGGTGCGGCGGCTGGACGAGGCCGAGCGGCTGCTGGAAGGGTACCTGGCGCAGGTGGAGCAGGGGGCGGCGGCGTGA
- the larB gene encoding nickel pincer cofactor biosynthesis protein LarB: MTPESLRALLGEVASGASSIADAERRLAWAPVEDLDFARVDHHRALRHGFPEVVFGQGKTPDQVVALAVRIAERGEGFLATRLAPEAREPLRSALPAIELNELGRTAYMAPAQPVERRTRGTVLVVTAGTSDLPVAEEAAVTARAYGNPVERLTDVGVAGIHRILSARDTLSSAAVVIVIAGMEGALPSVVGGLVSVPVIAVPTSVGYGASFGGLSALLGMLNSCASGVTVVNIDNGFGAAAAASRINLLPPA; the protein is encoded by the coding sequence GTGACCCCCGAGTCCCTGCGCGCGCTGCTGGGTGAAGTGGCCAGCGGCGCGTCGTCCATCGCCGACGCCGAGCGGCGGCTGGCCTGGGCGCCGGTGGAAGACCTGGATTTCGCGCGGGTGGACCACCACCGCGCCCTGCGCCATGGCTTTCCCGAAGTCGTGTTCGGGCAGGGGAAGACGCCGGACCAGGTGGTGGCGCTCGCCGTCCGCATCGCGGAGCGCGGCGAGGGGTTCCTGGCCACGCGCCTGGCACCCGAGGCTCGCGAGCCGCTGCGGTCCGCGCTTCCCGCCATCGAGCTGAACGAGCTGGGACGGACGGCGTACATGGCTCCCGCGCAGCCGGTGGAGCGGCGGACGCGCGGGACGGTGCTGGTCGTCACCGCCGGCACCAGCGACCTCCCCGTCGCCGAGGAGGCGGCGGTGACGGCGCGCGCGTATGGCAACCCGGTGGAGCGGCTGACCGACGTGGGCGTAGCCGGCATCCACCGTATCCTCAGTGCGCGCGACACTCTGTCGTCCGCCGCCGTGGTCATCGTGATCGCCGGGATGGAGGGCGCGCTTCCCTCCGTCGTGGGCGGGCTGGTTTCCGTCCCCGTGATCGCCGTACCGACGAGCGTGGGGTACGGCGCCTCGTTCGGCGGCCTTTCGGCGTTGCTGGGGATGCTGAACTCCTGCGCGTCGGGCGTTACCGTGGTGAACATCGACAACGGGTTCGGCGCGGCGGCCGCCGCGTCGCGCATCAACCTGCTTCCGCCCGCCTGA
- a CDS encoding sensor domain-containing diguanylate cyclase — protein MWSFRVRGKDAGAAAALWPPVHLLIAATGHLASPLAPLAAGWVVLFGRRAPKWAAPGAAVVAALGIGADWVDGTAPGWMSAARWVLLMALAAGLTAWVAHGPAAKRMGSAVVPEPEAAPRRDGEATDAEAVENALAVILRATDAHEAALWRADGVDDQRSAALLVRAAAPEVPAAESPVALAGHPFAWAIDERLPQRIQRGKRDLPSPWAAEMLLLPVEVESRVMVLALAYPGQVPPGAEAAAVRGGQHLGTLLGLLKSRAAVRRADAGMRAMADAVRTLPGELELDKFAAQLAAAVRQGTGAAGAAVALVTDDAGRGKVLHASGEPMPMGAEAFGEGESRLSLAVKHGVDLNYADLRRERERLPLLAPGEKWEQAPRSAAVLPLMVDGRAIGVVAAWHPEPGRFGEREREILHLLCSVAPMPMRSARRFEALDQRASTDPLTGLPNRSAFDQRLAALSSYFDRYARPFAVVTLDVDFFKKFNDTWGHEAGDRVLQHVSDLLKSTVRDVDLPARLGGEEFAVLLPETTLRQAMDAAERIRRTLESRTVNWQGRPLSVTASIGVSACPDCTATPSELLGLADAALYRAKESGRNRVAAAPKLEAAGRA, from the coding sequence GTGTGGTCGTTCCGCGTCCGCGGCAAGGACGCCGGTGCCGCCGCGGCGCTCTGGCCCCCCGTTCACCTGCTGATCGCCGCTACCGGCCACCTGGCCTCGCCCCTGGCGCCGCTCGCGGCGGGATGGGTGGTGCTGTTCGGCCGGCGCGCGCCGAAGTGGGCGGCGCCAGGGGCGGCCGTCGTGGCGGCGCTGGGGATCGGGGCGGACTGGGTGGATGGGACGGCACCGGGGTGGATGTCGGCGGCGAGATGGGTGCTGCTGATGGCGCTCGCCGCTGGACTGACGGCCTGGGTAGCGCACGGGCCGGCGGCGAAGCGGATGGGGAGCGCCGTGGTCCCGGAGCCGGAGGCGGCCCCCCGGCGCGACGGCGAGGCGACCGACGCGGAGGCGGTGGAGAACGCGCTGGCGGTGATCCTCCGCGCCACGGATGCGCACGAAGCGGCGCTGTGGCGGGCCGATGGAGTGGATGACCAGCGCTCCGCGGCGCTGCTCGTGCGCGCCGCCGCGCCTGAGGTGCCCGCGGCCGAGTCGCCCGTGGCGCTGGCCGGGCACCCGTTTGCGTGGGCCATCGATGAGCGGCTTCCCCAGCGTATCCAGCGCGGCAAGCGCGACCTGCCCTCCCCTTGGGCTGCGGAGATGCTGCTGCTGCCGGTGGAGGTGGAGTCGCGGGTGATGGTCCTGGCCCTCGCCTACCCCGGCCAGGTGCCGCCCGGGGCCGAGGCCGCCGCGGTGCGCGGAGGCCAGCACCTGGGCACGCTGCTGGGGCTGCTGAAGTCGCGCGCCGCCGTCCGCCGGGCGGATGCGGGGATGCGGGCGATGGCGGATGCCGTGCGCACCCTTCCCGGCGAGTTGGAGCTGGACAAGTTCGCGGCCCAGCTCGCCGCCGCCGTGCGCCAGGGGACCGGGGCCGCGGGCGCGGCCGTCGCGCTGGTGACGGACGACGCGGGACGCGGCAAGGTGCTCCACGCCTCCGGCGAGCCCATGCCCATGGGCGCCGAGGCGTTCGGCGAGGGCGAGTCGCGGCTGTCGCTGGCGGTGAAGCACGGCGTGGACCTGAACTACGCGGACCTGCGCCGCGAGCGCGAACGGCTGCCGCTGCTGGCGCCGGGGGAGAAATGGGAGCAGGCGCCGCGCTCGGCGGCGGTGCTGCCGCTGATGGTGGACGGGCGGGCGATCGGCGTGGTGGCGGCGTGGCACCCGGAGCCGGGGCGCTTCGGCGAGCGGGAGCGGGAGATCCTTCATCTGCTGTGCTCGGTGGCGCCCATGCCCATGCGCAGCGCCCGCCGCTTCGAGGCGCTGGACCAGCGCGCGTCCACCGACCCGCTGACGGGGCTCCCCAACCGCAGCGCCTTCGACCAGCGGCTGGCGGCGCTTTCCAGCTACTTCGACCGCTACGCGCGCCCGTTCGCGGTGGTGACGCTGGATGTGGACTTCTTCAAGAAGTTCAACGACACCTGGGGCCACGAGGCTGGCGACCGCGTGCTGCAGCACGTCTCCGACCTGCTGAAATCCACGGTGCGCGACGTGGACCTGCCGGCGCGGCTGGGCGGCGAGGAGTTCGCGGTGCTGCTGCCAGAAACCACGCTGCGCCAGGCCATGGACGCCGCCGAACGAATCCGCCGCACGCTGGAGTCGCGCACGGTCAACTGGCAGGGCCGGCCGCTCTCGGTGACGGCGTCCATCGGCGTCTCCGCCTGCCCCGACTGCACCGCCACCCCGTCCGAGCTCCTGGGCCTGGCGGATGCCGCGCTGTACCGCGCGAAGGAATCCGGCCGCAACCGCGTAGCCGCCGCTCCGAAGCTGGAAGCCGCTGGACGCGCGTAA
- the galK gene encoding galactokinase, with translation MTSDHGLRARVTREFEARFGEPPACVARAPGRVNLIGEHTDYNDGFVLPMAIDRAAWIALRPRDDSKVFIHSLDFDEDREFDLDHLASTGNEWINYVQGVAWVLQKKTRGLKGWDGVAAGDVPIGAGLSSSAAFELASARAFASISGMPWDPREMALAAQRAENDWIGVRCGIMDQMISAAGEEGHALLIDCRSLETRSVPMPPGSAVVILDTATRRGLVDSAYNDRRLHCEEAADFFGVEALRDVDVERFERLAPRMETVMRRRARHVITENARTLQAADALEWGDAETVGRLMNESHASLRDDFEVSRKELDVIVELAQGHGACRGARMTGAGFGGCAVALVDGEGADDFARTVAEAYRSATGLEPRVYVCSASAGASIETSASVPA, from the coding sequence ATGACCAGCGACCACGGCCTTCGTGCCCGCGTGACGCGGGAGTTCGAGGCGCGCTTCGGCGAGCCGCCGGCGTGCGTGGCCCGCGCGCCCGGCCGCGTGAACCTGATCGGCGAGCACACCGACTACAACGACGGCTTCGTGCTGCCGATGGCCATCGACCGCGCCGCCTGGATCGCCCTTCGCCCGCGCGACGACTCCAAGGTGTTCATCCACTCGCTGGACTTCGACGAGGACCGCGAGTTCGACCTGGACCACCTGGCCAGCACGGGCAACGAGTGGATCAACTACGTGCAGGGCGTGGCGTGGGTGCTCCAGAAAAAGACGCGCGGCCTGAAGGGGTGGGACGGCGTGGCGGCCGGAGACGTGCCCATCGGCGCGGGCCTCTCGTCCAGCGCGGCCTTCGAGCTGGCTTCCGCCCGCGCCTTTGCGTCCATTTCCGGAATGCCGTGGGATCCGCGCGAGATGGCGCTTGCCGCGCAGCGGGCCGAGAACGACTGGATCGGGGTGCGCTGCGGCATCATGGACCAGATGATCTCCGCCGCGGGTGAGGAGGGTCACGCCCTGCTGATCGACTGCCGCTCGCTGGAAACGCGCTCGGTGCCCATGCCGCCGGGGAGCGCGGTGGTGATCCTGGACACCGCCACCCGTCGCGGGCTGGTGGACTCGGCCTACAACGACCGGCGGCTCCACTGCGAGGAGGCGGCGGACTTCTTTGGTGTCGAGGCGCTTCGCGATGTGGACGTGGAGCGGTTCGAGCGGCTGGCGCCCCGGATGGAAACCGTGATGCGCCGTCGCGCGCGCCACGTGATCACGGAGAACGCGCGCACGCTGCAGGCGGCCGATGCGCTGGAGTGGGGCGATGCCGAAACCGTGGGCCGGCTGATGAACGAGAGCCACGCCAGCCTGCGCGACGACTTCGAGGTGTCGCGGAAGGAACTGGACGTGATCGTGGAGCTGGCGCAGGGCCACGGCGCCTGCCGCGGCGCGCGGATGACCGGTGCAGGCTTCGGCGGATGCGCGGTGGCGCTGGTGGACGGAGAAGGCGCTGACGACTTCGCCCGCACCGTGGCGGAAGCGTACCGATCCGCCACGGGGCTGGAGCCGCGCGTCTACGTCTGCTCGGCGTCGGCGGGCGCCTCCATCGAAACCTCTGCGTCCGTGCCCGCCTGA
- the galE gene encoding UDP-glucose 4-epimerase GalE — protein sequence MRVLVTGGAGYIGSAVVQQLVAGGDEVVVFDDLSQGHRAAVHPQATLVVAGLDDRAAIDRAMAEHRPEGILHFASHTLVGESMEHPFRHLGNNVRNGLNLLESAVEHGVRRFILSSTANLFGLPDRDPIDEDTSISPGSPYGESKFILERMLHWMDDRFGMRYAALRYFNACGALSPELGEDHDPETHLIPIILQVALGQRERVTIFGEDYETPDGTCIRDYIHVEDLADAHIRALRALDQGSRTYNLGIGHGFSVRQVIEAARDVTGHPIPAVAGPRRPGDPARLIAASDRIQRELGWEPKWTDLHAIIESAWAWHRTHPRGYDDRASAPAS from the coding sequence ATGAGGGTGCTGGTTACGGGTGGGGCGGGGTACATCGGCAGCGCCGTGGTGCAGCAGCTGGTGGCGGGTGGGGACGAGGTGGTGGTGTTCGACGACCTCTCGCAGGGGCACCGGGCCGCCGTGCATCCCCAGGCGACGCTCGTCGTGGCGGGGCTGGACGACCGCGCAGCGATCGATCGCGCGATGGCGGAGCACCGGCCGGAAGGCATCCTCCACTTCGCCTCGCACACGCTGGTGGGCGAGTCGATGGAGCACCCGTTCCGCCACCTGGGGAACAACGTCCGCAACGGGCTGAACCTGCTGGAAAGCGCCGTGGAGCACGGCGTCCGGCGCTTCATCCTGTCCTCCACCGCGAACCTGTTTGGCCTGCCGGACCGCGATCCCATAGACGAGGACACGTCCATCTCTCCGGGAAGCCCGTATGGCGAATCGAAGTTCATCCTGGAGCGCATGCTCCACTGGATGGACGACCGCTTCGGAATGCGCTACGCGGCGCTGCGGTACTTCAACGCCTGCGGCGCGCTCTCCCCCGAACTGGGCGAGGACCACGATCCCGAGACGCACCTGATCCCCATCATCCTGCAGGTGGCGCTGGGGCAGCGGGAGCGGGTGACCATCTTCGGCGAGGACTACGAGACGCCCGACGGCACCTGCATCCGCGACTACATCCACGTCGAAGACCTGGCCGACGCCCACATCCGCGCCCTGCGCGCGCTGGACCAGGGAAGCCGCACGTACAACCTGGGGATCGGCCATGGCTTCAGCGTGCGCCAGGTGATCGAGGCGGCGCGCGACGTCACGGGGCATCCCATTCCCGCCGTCGCCGGCCCGCGCCGCCCCGGCGACCCGGCGCGGCTGATCGCGGCGAGCGACCGCATCCAGCGCGAGCTGGGATGGGAGCCGAAGTGGACGGACCTGCATGCCATCATCGAGAGCGCCTGGGCGTGGCACCGGACGCACCCCCGCGGATACGACGACCGGGCCTCCGCGCCCGCATCCTGA